A genomic stretch from Serratia entomophila includes:
- a CDS encoding phosphoadenosine phosphosulfate reductase domain-containing protein: MPANELKPKEPMVVSFSGGQSSAFMCDFLLQNYADDYEFHFVFANTGREHDETLSFVDACDRHFKLNLRWLEAVVTSEHGKGVRHNTVTFETAARNGEPFEQLISVEGIPNVSRQKCSDYLKTQTIRSWMREVGLARRGWSAKTAIGMRADEPQRADMDKASTKRYNLVYPLCHWGGFDKQDVNDFWDAMPFKLNIPPHHGNCLTCFKKSDAKLYLIAHEHPEWFAWNREMEQKFGMVKAVSGHTWWRRKRDTDQLMADAQLEDRQRLIYLTKTNPDDGDGCTSSCEPFQNADENEFEKEDVA, from the coding sequence ATGCCAGCAAATGAACTGAAGCCAAAAGAGCCGATGGTCGTCAGCTTCTCCGGCGGCCAGTCGTCGGCGTTCATGTGCGACTTCCTGCTGCAGAACTATGCCGATGACTATGAATTCCATTTTGTCTTTGCCAATACAGGACGCGAACATGACGAGACTCTTTCTTTTGTTGATGCTTGCGATAGGCATTTCAAGCTTAATCTACGTTGGCTGGAAGCTGTGGTTACTAGTGAGCACGGCAAAGGCGTTAGGCATAATACCGTGACATTCGAAACCGCAGCGCGGAACGGCGAACCATTCGAGCAGTTGATCAGCGTCGAAGGTATCCCCAATGTGTCTCGGCAGAAGTGCAGCGATTATCTGAAAACCCAGACGATCAGGTCATGGATGCGTGAAGTTGGCCTGGCTCGCCGCGGCTGGTCTGCAAAGACGGCGATCGGTATGCGTGCTGATGAGCCTCAGCGGGCCGATATGGATAAGGCATCAACGAAACGCTACAACCTTGTTTATCCGCTCTGCCACTGGGGCGGATTCGACAAGCAGGACGTGAACGACTTCTGGGACGCCATGCCGTTCAAGCTGAACATCCCACCCCACCATGGAAACTGCCTTACTTGCTTCAAGAAGAGCGATGCAAAGCTGTACCTGATCGCCCATGAACATCCGGAGTGGTTCGCATGGAATCGGGAGATGGAGCAGAAGTTCGGCATGGTGAAGGCCGTCAGCGGACACACATGGTGGCGGCGTAAGCGCGATACCGATCAGCTTATGGCCGATGCACAGCTTGAAGACCGGCAACGGCTTATCTATCTGACTAAAACCAACCCTGACGACGGCGACGGCTGCACTTCATCGTGTGAGCCGTTTCAGAACGCTGATGAAAACGAATTTGAAAAAGAGGATGTGGCATGA
- a CDS encoding LbetaH domain-containing protein, which translates to MKKFELVAEMTKEFFGKKLFRIRALISFGDVEKGDLGGWIEKEESLDQSGNAWVSGNARVYGDARVYGNARVSGNAWVSGDAWVYGNARVSGNAWVYGDARVSGNARVYGDARVYGNARVSGNAWVYGGARVSGNARVYGNAWVSGNAWVSGDAWVYGNARVSGNAWVSGDAWVYGDARVSGNARVYGNAWVSGDAWVSGDAHFITIGPIGSENGMLTAFRQRDNSIVVCRGCFSGTIDEFESAVNERHSDSVDGQIYRALIPVIKMRLADVETEAK; encoded by the coding sequence ATGAAAAAATTTGAACTTGTAGCCGAAATGACAAAAGAGTTTTTCGGTAAAAAATTATTCCGCATTCGCGCTCTCATTTCTTTTGGTGATGTAGAGAAAGGTGATTTGGGCGGCTGGATAGAAAAGGAGGAGTCTCTGGATCAGTCCGGCAATGCGTGGGTGTCCGGCAATGCGCGGGTGTACGGCGATGCGCGGGTGTACGGCAATGCGCGGGTGTCCGGCAATGCGTGGGTGTCCGGCGATGCGTGGGTGTACGGCAATGCGCGGGTGTCCGGCAATGCGTGGGTGTACGGCGATGCGCGGGTGTCCGGCAATGCGCGGGTGTACGGCGATGCGCGGGTGTACGGCAATGCGCGGGTGTCCGGCAATGCGTGGGTGTACGGCGGTGCGCGGGTGTCCGGCAATGCGCGGGTGTACGGCAATGCGTGGGTGTCCGGCAATGCGTGGGTGTCCGGCGATGCGTGGGTGTACGGCAATGCGCGGGTGTCCGGCAATGCGTGGGTGTCCGGCGATGCGTGGGTGTACGGCGATGCGCGGGTGTCCGGCAATGCGCGGGTGTACGGCAATGCGTGGGTGTCCGGCGATGCGTGGGTGTCCGGCGATGCGCACTTTATTACTATCGGCCCAATCGGCTCTGAAAACGGAATGCTTACCGCATTCAGACAGCGCGACAACTCCATTGTGGTTTGCCGCGGTTGTTTCTCCGGCACGATCGATGAATTTGAATCTGCGGTTAATGAGCGTCATAGCGATAGCGTTGATGGTCAAATTTATCGTGCTCTGATTCCCGTCATTAAAATGCGATTGGCGGATGTAGAGACGGAGGCCAAATGA
- the ssb gene encoding single-stranded DNA-binding protein produces the protein MSSKGVNKAIIVGRLGQDPEVRYAPSGAAFANLTVATSEQWRDKQTGEQKEHTEWHRIVLSGKLAEIAGEYLRKGSEVYLEGKLRTRKWTDQSGVERYSTEVLVGVGGTMQMIGGKRERDSQPKQQNSQTQQHKQDSEHSMEFDDDIPF, from the coding sequence ATGAGCAGCAAAGGCGTTAATAAGGCAATCATCGTAGGTCGATTAGGTCAGGATCCGGAAGTGCGCTATGCGCCTTCTGGCGCTGCGTTTGCCAACCTTACAGTTGCCACATCAGAGCAATGGCGAGATAAGCAAACAGGAGAGCAGAAAGAGCATACAGAATGGCATCGTATCGTACTGAGTGGGAAGCTGGCAGAGATTGCCGGCGAGTACCTGCGGAAAGGCTCTGAGGTTTATTTGGAAGGAAAGTTGCGCACTCGCAAATGGACAGATCAGTCAGGAGTCGAGAGGTACTCTACAGAGGTTCTGGTTGGCGTTGGAGGCACGATGCAAATGATAGGAGGAAAGCGCGAACGAGATAGCCAACCAAAGCAACAAAATAGCCAGACACAACAGCATAAGCAGGATAGCGAACACTCTATGGAATTCGACGACGATATTCCCTTCTAG
- a CDS encoding ATP-binding protein, protein MKFEKAMRKKAKLRLALTGPSGSGKTYSALLIAKGIGGKIAVIDTEKGSASLYSDIAEFDVLELEPPFSPERFIEAIQAAEDAGYETLIIDSITHEWGGVGGCLELVDTIAKAKYRGNSWSAWSEINPRHRLFLDAILRSPMHIIATMRSKTETAQVEENGRKKVAKLGMKSEQRDGVEYEFTTVLDIAHETHHAIASKDRTKLFSNSDPLVISESTGKMLLDWLESGINPSEEILNGFTSAIAEADLGALERYWKSADRRLLGHPEHDKAKHVYQLRKAELEQTA, encoded by the coding sequence ATGAAATTTGAAAAAGCCATGAGAAAGAAAGCCAAGCTACGGCTGGCACTTACCGGGCCGAGCGGTTCAGGAAAAACATACAGCGCTCTCCTAATTGCAAAGGGGATCGGCGGCAAGATAGCTGTTATTGATACCGAAAAGGGTAGCGCCTCGCTCTATTCTGACATCGCAGAGTTTGACGTTTTGGAGCTGGAGCCACCCTTTTCACCTGAGCGCTTCATTGAGGCTATCCAGGCAGCCGAGGATGCCGGGTATGAGACGTTGATCATCGATAGTATCACCCACGAATGGGGCGGTGTCGGCGGGTGCCTGGAACTGGTCGATACCATCGCAAAGGCAAAATACCGCGGCAACAGCTGGTCTGCATGGAGTGAAATCAACCCTCGCCACCGCTTGTTCCTCGACGCAATTTTACGTTCGCCTATGCACATCATTGCAACCATGCGCAGTAAGACTGAAACGGCACAGGTAGAAGAGAACGGCCGTAAGAAGGTCGCGAAACTTGGCATGAAGTCTGAGCAGCGTGACGGCGTTGAATATGAGTTCACCACCGTGCTGGATATTGCCCATGAAACGCATCATGCGATCGCAAGTAAAGACCGTACAAAGCTGTTCTCCAATTCAGACCCGCTGGTTATCAGCGAATCGACCGGAAAAATGCTTCTCGACTGGCTGGAATCCGGAATTAACCCTAGCGAAGAGATTTTGAACGGCTTTACTTCAGCAATAGCTGAAGCCGACCTTGGCGCGCTGGAGAGATACTGGAAAAGCGCAGATCGACGCCTCCTGGGCCACCCGGAGCACGATAAAGCGAAACACGTTTACCAATTAAGAAAAGCAGAACTGGAGCAAACAGCATGA
- a CDS encoding pentapeptide repeat-containing protein, whose protein sequence is MNTTELKEILSLHKVWVTSLRESGSRANLRGANLRGANLRGANLRGANLCDANLRDANLCGADLRGANLRDANLCDANLRGANLCDADLRDANLCDANLRGANLCDADLCDANLRGANLCDADLRDANLRGANLRDANLCGADLRGANLRDANLCDANLPDHTFVIMGEPYYLQISNGEYVRAGCQNHTVEQWRKFTKREIAEMDGKKALKFYPRLLKIIDFYLGAGEHPEWVNEPETEEAA, encoded by the coding sequence ATGAACACAACTGAGTTGAAAGAAATATTGTCACTTCACAAGGTCTGGGTAACGTCGTTACGCGAAAGCGGATCAAGAGCCAACCTGCGCGGTGCCAACCTGCGCGGTGCCAACCTGCGCGGTGCCAACCTGCGCGGTGCCAACCTGTGCGATGCCAACCTGCGCGATGCCAACCTGTGCGGTGCCGACCTGCGCGGTGCCAACCTGCGCGATGCCAACCTGTGCGATGCCAACCTGCGCGGTGCCAACCTGTGCGATGCCGACCTGCGCGATGCCAACCTGTGCGATGCCAACCTGCGCGGTGCCAACCTGTGCGATGCCGACCTGTGCGATGCCAACCTGCGCGGTGCCAACCTGTGCGATGCCGACCTGCGCGATGCCAACCTGCGCGGTGCCAACCTGCGCGATGCCAACCTGTGCGGTGCCGACCTGCGCGGTGCCAACCTGCGCGATGCCAACCTGTGCGATGCCAACCTTCCTGATCACACATTCGTAATCATGGGTGAGCCCTACTATCTGCAGATTTCGAACGGCGAATATGTTCGCGCAGGCTGCCAAAACCACACCGTTGAACAATGGCGCAAATTCACCAAACGAGAAATCGCAGAAATGGACGGCAAGAAGGCGCTGAAATTCTATCCGCGCCTGCTGAAAATTATCGATTTTTATCTTGGCGCTGGTGAGCACCCCGAATGGGTTAACGAGCCCGAAACCGAAGAGGCTGCATAA
- a CDS encoding HNH endonuclease: MNATDLRKILEYDELSGDFRWVKTVSPTGVSGDIAGSVGRSGYHSMVISGKRYYAHRLAWIYVNGSVDGVEIDHINGVKHDNRISNLRIATHSQNQMNRKKPKNNTSGFKGVSWSKRAKKWRVDICANGVRKTIGLFEEKIAAIEAHSKYSEILHGEFKNTGCI, from the coding sequence ATGAACGCCACTGATTTACGCAAGATTCTTGAGTACGACGAACTATCTGGAGACTTCAGATGGGTCAAGACTGTTAGTCCTACCGGAGTTTCTGGGGATATCGCAGGAAGTGTTGGCCGGTCTGGTTACCACTCGATGGTTATCAGTGGGAAGAGATATTACGCACATCGTCTCGCATGGATATATGTGAATGGTTCCGTAGATGGGGTTGAAATTGACCACATTAATGGAGTTAAGCATGACAATAGAATAAGTAACTTAAGAATAGCCACTCATTCGCAAAATCAGATGAATAGGAAAAAACCCAAAAATAACACATCTGGATTTAAAGGAGTTAGCTGGAGCAAGAGGGCTAAGAAGTGGCGAGTTGATATATGCGCTAACGGTGTAAGGAAGACCATTGGCTTGTTTGAGGAAAAGATAGCGGCAATTGAAGCGCACTCAAAATATTCAGAAATTTTACATGGTGAATTTAAAAATACGGGGTGTATATGA
- a CDS encoding LexA family protein, whose product MINLLQLIFINLHIYRTAKWCENRSMETKDIRRANLAALMKDHLEKNPGSTRAEFAELCGLAPAQLSQLSGENSFRNIGGNLARKIEVALKLPTGWMDTLKTENSAIESNVSYVGKSKPSREFPLISWVSAGCWLEAIEPYRKDEIDSWPETTVDASPDSFWLRVKGDSMTAPSGFTVPEGMIILVDPAKEYASGNLVVAKLTNDNEATFKQYMVDAGRRYLRALNPHHPPTIINDDCKIIGVVVDIKWERLP is encoded by the coding sequence ATGATAAATTTACTGCAACTTATATTTATCAATTTGCATATTTATCGCACTGCTAAATGGTGTGAAAATCGAAGTATGGAAACTAAAGACATTCGGCGAGCAAACCTTGCAGCCTTAATGAAAGACCACTTGGAAAAGAACCCAGGATCGACACGCGCTGAGTTTGCGGAGCTATGCGGGTTAGCGCCTGCGCAGTTGAGCCAGTTATCGGGGGAAAATTCATTCCGAAATATTGGTGGGAATTTAGCGAGAAAAATCGAGGTTGCTCTTAAGCTGCCTACTGGGTGGATGGATACATTAAAGACAGAAAATTCAGCAATTGAGTCAAATGTCAGCTATGTAGGTAAATCGAAACCATCGAGAGAGTTCCCGCTGATTAGTTGGGTAAGCGCTGGATGCTGGTTGGAGGCGATAGAGCCTTACCGCAAGGATGAGATAGATTCCTGGCCGGAAACAACAGTTGACGCCAGCCCTGACTCTTTCTGGCTGCGTGTTAAGGGTGATTCGATGACAGCACCATCAGGGTTTACCGTTCCAGAGGGCATGATTATCCTGGTTGACCCTGCAAAAGAATATGCCAGCGGGAATCTAGTGGTGGCAAAGCTTACCAATGACAACGAAGCAACCTTTAAGCAGTACATGGTTGACGCTGGGCGCAGATATCTGAGGGCCCTAAACCCACACCATCCGCCAACTATCATCAATGATGACTGCAAGATCATCGGCGTGGTTGTTGATATCAAGTGGGAGCGCCTGCCATAG
- a CDS encoding transcriptional regulator, whose product MSNDLLRWRKEASSDEWSRLATIAGTSVGYLDQIAYGFRRASPGKAKQIEAATEKFESITPVTKENLVFAVVRASAA is encoded by the coding sequence ATGAGTAATGATTTACTCCGGTGGAGAAAGGAGGCTAGTTCTGACGAATGGTCAAGGCTGGCAACCATTGCAGGAACCTCAGTTGGTTACCTAGATCAAATTGCTTACGGCTTTCGCCGTGCCTCACCAGGAAAAGCAAAGCAGATTGAGGCAGCAACTGAGAAGTTTGAATCCATAACTCCAGTAACGAAAGAAAACTTGGTATTTGCAGTCGTTCGCGCTTCAGCTGCATAG
- a CDS encoding CII family transcriptional regulator has translation MDLANYSKPTEQEINRAETDLLLTLSLVSNREFARMAGCHESKISRTDWRYIATILCVAKKSLEFSPLGMMVQEVVNAVNAKKKKTPVAAEVSEQQITINF, from the coding sequence ATGGACTTAGCAAACTACAGCAAACCAACAGAACAAGAGATTAACCGGGCCGAGACTGACTTACTTCTGACGCTATCACTGGTCAGCAATAGGGAGTTCGCTCGCATGGCTGGATGCCATGAATCGAAGATTAGCCGCACTGACTGGCGCTATATCGCAACCATTCTCTGTGTAGCCAAGAAGTCACTGGAGTTTAGTCCTCTGGGGATGATGGTGCAGGAGGTGGTAAATGCGGTGAACGCCAAAAAGAAGAAAACCCCGGTGGCAGCCGAGGTTTCTGAACAACAAATCACTATCAATTTCTGA
- a CDS encoding replication protein, translating to MENQKLGYVPLYRSIKKKPWAKDVYLRTLWENLLLEAQRQPRTVNFKGNQWNLQAGQLVVTAADLGLSLCDRDGKPTSRDAVGRMLSFFAKEGMISIDGEKRKGTVITILNYSEYAEKIDNLPAHKSAQIPAHSEASNGAGSNGGAAHKSAQIPAHHEQEGNNKNIKRLSSENSGESSNARLEKFLSAHPDAFVYSPTGAKWGTEDDEKACRWMYSQILTVNAAAKEPTWADWANAVRLMRQQDDLTHKEICEVFRWANRDVFWCSNILSPAKLREKWGTLSAQKGQPNRKQRPDAEPVPHWNSRESWEEFI from the coding sequence ATGGAGAACCAGAAGCTTGGTTATGTCCCGTTGTACCGAAGCATCAAGAAGAAACCATGGGCGAAGGATGTTTATCTCCGAACCCTTTGGGAAAACCTGCTACTGGAAGCGCAACGGCAGCCACGTACAGTGAATTTCAAAGGCAACCAATGGAATCTTCAAGCCGGTCAACTGGTCGTGACAGCGGCTGATTTGGGGCTTTCTCTGTGCGATAGAGATGGCAAGCCAACGAGCCGTGATGCGGTGGGCAGGATGCTCTCATTTTTTGCAAAAGAAGGGATGATTTCTATCGATGGCGAGAAGAGGAAAGGGACGGTGATCACCATCCTGAATTACTCCGAATATGCCGAAAAAATAGACAATTTACCCGCACATAAGTCCGCACAAATCCCCGCACATAGCGAAGCCAGTAATGGCGCGGGTTCAAATGGTGGTGCCGCACATAAGTCCGCACAAATCCCCGCACATCATGAACAAGAAGGTAATAACAAGAATATTAAAAGACTATCGTCCGAGAATTCTGGCGAATCCTCAAACGCCCGCTTGGAAAAATTTCTATCAGCCCATCCGGATGCGTTTGTCTACTCACCCACTGGTGCTAAGTGGGGAACCGAAGACGACGAGAAAGCTTGCCGTTGGATGTACAGCCAAATCCTCACAGTCAATGCCGCAGCCAAGGAGCCAACTTGGGCAGACTGGGCAAACGCAGTTAGGCTGATGAGACAGCAAGACGATCTCACCCACAAAGAAATTTGTGAAGTTTTCCGCTGGGCTAACCGAGATGTTTTCTGGTGCTCAAACATCCTTTCCCCTGCAAAGCTCCGAGAAAAATGGGGAACCCTGTCAGCCCAGAAGGGGCAGCCTAACCGAAAACAACGTCCGGATGCAGAACCTGTGCCGCACTGGAACAGCCGCGAGTCGTGGGAGGAGTTCATATGA
- a CDS encoding replication protein P: MTKKLMTAIASRDGATLAKLYGSSPAPVQSIVNPEAEKLVDALFRQLKQVFPAASQTNLRSEADESAAKKQWIAAFAENGIRSREQLSAGMQHARASESPFWPSPGQFIAWCKQGVIRASGLPDDSELYEMVMVYSAKRGLYDTPEAYPWKSNACYWMVTKLYSEMRGLNLAEAELRKRCSKELSAMSKRIEADEPIPAPVVQIPKLHTPVSQEKALDKIAEIRAKLNLPRRG, translated from the coding sequence ATGACCAAGAAGCTGATGACCGCCATCGCCAGCCGAGACGGGGCGACACTGGCAAAACTCTACGGTAGTTCCCCTGCACCCGTGCAGAGTATCGTAAACCCGGAAGCAGAAAAGCTCGTAGACGCGCTATTCAGGCAGCTTAAGCAGGTATTCCCTGCGGCCAGCCAGACCAACCTGAGAAGCGAAGCGGACGAGTCAGCAGCGAAGAAGCAGTGGATCGCCGCATTCGCCGAGAATGGAATCCGCAGCCGTGAACAACTGTCCGCTGGTATGCAACATGCCCGCGCCAGTGAATCACCGTTCTGGCCTTCGCCGGGTCAATTCATCGCGTGGTGCAAGCAGGGAGTTATCAGAGCATCAGGGCTACCAGACGACAGTGAGCTGTACGAAATGGTGATGGTTTACAGCGCTAAACGCGGCCTGTATGACACGCCAGAAGCTTACCCGTGGAAGAGTAACGCCTGCTACTGGATGGTGACGAAGCTCTACAGCGAAATGCGCGGACTCAACCTGGCAGAGGCAGAACTGCGCAAACGTTGCAGCAAAGAGCTGTCCGCAATGTCGAAGCGCATCGAAGCTGACGAGCCAATCCCGGCACCGGTAGTGCAAATCCCCAAACTGCATACGCCGGTAAGCCAAGAGAAAGCCTTGGACAAAATCGCAGAGATTCGCGCCAAGCTAAATCTGCCACGAAGGGGATAA
- a CDS encoding recombination protein NinB, with product MTKQVFYLRSPQIRQNLIEHIKNLPLDQSKPIEVEVSTPKRTLSQNRKMWPLLHDLALQVVWYGERYDEDDWKDMITALVAKTQKQEQRTAPGIGGGVVMFGQRTSKMRVGQMVDVIEAIYWFGTEQGVKFSDESRERIEWAQRWGEANKQKQVA from the coding sequence GTGACTAAACAGGTCTTCTACCTAAGAAGCCCACAGATACGCCAGAACCTGATAGAGCATATCAAAAACCTACCGCTAGACCAGTCCAAGCCAATCGAAGTCGAAGTATCCACACCTAAACGAACACTTTCACAGAACCGCAAGATGTGGCCGCTGCTGCATGACCTTGCGCTGCAAGTCGTTTGGTATGGCGAACGATACGACGAAGATGACTGGAAGGACATGATCACCGCCCTTGTAGCCAAGACCCAGAAACAGGAACAGAGAACCGCACCAGGTATTGGCGGTGGCGTTGTGATGTTCGGTCAGCGTACTAGCAAGATGCGTGTAGGGCAGATGGTTGATGTCATCGAGGCAATCTACTGGTTCGGCACTGAACAGGGCGTGAAGTTCAGCGATGAGTCCCGCGAGCGCATAGAGTGGGCGCAGCGCTGGGGCGAGGCAAACAAACAGAAACAGGTGGCCTAA
- a CDS encoding NinE family protein, with amino-acid sequence MTRRRKSVWDRLEEKLIFKPTTRTPRKKQLLPTEIITFNYTATLIDSMWLRRRARRKP; translated from the coding sequence ATGACTCGAAGGCGTAAATCAGTCTGGGACAGACTAGAAGAAAAGCTGATATTCAAACCAACAACCCGCACTCCCCGCAAGAAGCAATTACTACCAACCGAAATAATCACATTTAATTATACCGCGACGCTGATAGACAGCATGTGGCTGCGTCGTCGCGCCCGGAGGAAGCCATGA
- a CDS encoding phage protein NinX family protein: MTDYSEINDHVINCKVAKITGDSAPVVEDCGISRRVPDYCNDPSYAWPIIEQNYISLTFDGISWDASSALSEITYNAWKTHPYQPLRLAMVVFLMMKESEQCSS, translated from the coding sequence ATGACCGATTACAGCGAAATTAATGACCACGTAATTAACTGCAAAGTCGCAAAAATAACAGGCGATTCAGCGCCAGTGGTAGAAGATTGTGGGATAAGTCGTCGGGTTCCTGATTATTGCAATGACCCTTCCTATGCGTGGCCGATTATCGAACAAAATTATATCAGCCTAACTTTTGACGGGATTTCATGGGATGCATCATCCGCGCTGAGTGAAATCACCTATAACGCTTGGAAAACCCACCCATACCAGCCTCTCAGGCTAGCGATGGTCGTCTTCCTCATGATGAAGGAGTCCGAACAATGCTCATCCTAA
- a CDS encoding recombination protein NinG, protein MAKGIKLPKPKKCRMCPIKFTPRNSLQIVCSPACAIQHAKKKSERKQKQSEASARREWNKRKADVKPLKHWEDLTQRVVNDYITKGRDVNEPCISCGTWETVQWEAGHFRSRGAASHLRYNEDNIHKQCHRCNDELSSNAVQYRIHLVLKIGLDRVLALENDNNPHRYTREELEAIRSRYRAKLRELKKLQEAA, encoded by the coding sequence ATGGCTAAAGGCATCAAACTGCCTAAGCCGAAGAAATGCCGAATGTGTCCCATCAAGTTTACCCCTCGTAACTCCCTCCAAATCGTCTGTAGTCCAGCATGTGCAATCCAACACGCCAAGAAGAAATCAGAGCGCAAGCAAAAGCAATCTGAGGCATCTGCACGTCGTGAGTGGAACAAGCGCAAGGCTGACGTGAAGCCATTGAAACACTGGGAAGATTTAACTCAGCGCGTGGTTAACGACTACATCACAAAGGGTCGGGACGTTAACGAACCGTGCATCAGTTGCGGAACGTGGGAGACGGTGCAATGGGAAGCAGGGCATTTCAGGTCAAGAGGCGCGGCATCTCACCTTCGGTACAACGAAGACAATATTCACAAGCAGTGTCATCGGTGTAATGACGAGCTATCAAGCAACGCTGTTCAGTACCGCATCCACCTTGTGCTGAAAATCGGACTTGATCGCGTCTTGGCGCTTGAAAACGACAACAACCCTCACCGATACACCCGCGAAGAGCTAGAGGCGATTAGATCGCGTTACAGAGCGAAATTGCGGGAACTGAAAAAACTCCAGGAGGCAGCCTGA
- a CDS encoding antiterminator Q family protein gives MNISKFELDDDQHQWVNGWLELWGAWVYSGRLERRMSNMIAKFMESVEPSKNPSRPMCNDDDGMLISQVVDSVMYIDQKAYGILLSYYAHGSSKRAIASYYHATAKPRKFVSGRKGDGWRRPSMGTCRNEVEQILNASLFMLYQPLQNAFISRKRVDKITHVGDKWLDKALAI, from the coding sequence GTGAACATCAGCAAATTTGAGCTGGATGATGATCAGCACCAGTGGGTAAACGGCTGGCTTGAGTTGTGGGGTGCATGGGTTTACTCCGGCCGACTCGAGCGACGCATGAGCAACATGATCGCCAAGTTCATGGAAAGCGTAGAGCCAAGCAAGAATCCAAGCAGGCCAATGTGCAATGACGATGATGGAATGTTGATTTCTCAGGTCGTAGATTCCGTTATGTACATTGACCAAAAAGCCTATGGCATTTTACTCAGCTACTACGCGCATGGTTCTTCTAAACGAGCCATTGCATCTTACTATCACGCGACTGCAAAGCCCCGCAAGTTCGTCAGCGGCAGGAAAGGAGATGGTTGGCGACGGCCATCTATGGGAACTTGCAGAAACGAGGTAGAACAGATACTCAATGCAAGCCTGTTCATGTTGTATCAACCGCTACAAAATGCATTCATCAGCCGCAAACGCGTCGATAAAATTACGCATGTTGGAGATAAGTGGCTTGACAAAGCTTTAGCCATTTAG
- a CDS encoding phage holin family protein: protein MQDKESVAGISWLLLLVLACWGGIVRYLIDVKQNRASWSWVNAIAQIAVSGFTGVISGLISIESGLSIYMTLAAAGISGAMGSVALTYFWERLTGIKTDANQ, encoded by the coding sequence ATGCAAGACAAAGAAAGCGTTGCTGGCATTAGTTGGCTCTTGCTGCTGGTTCTCGCGTGCTGGGGTGGAATCGTTCGTTACCTCATTGACGTGAAACAAAACAGGGCATCCTGGAGTTGGGTTAATGCCATTGCTCAAATTGCTGTGTCTGGATTTACAGGCGTAATTAGCGGCCTAATCAGTATTGAGAGTGGGCTTAGTATTTACATGACGCTGGCTGCAGCCGGAATTAGCGGGGCGATGGGTTCTGTTGCCTTAACATATTTCTGGGAGCGTCTTACGGGGATAAAGACAGATGCAAATCAGTAA
- a CDS encoding lysozyme, which yields MQISNRGIDFLKRQEGEKLSAYKDTRGIPTIGVGHTGLVDGKPVAMGMTISKEKSSDLLRLDLQWTERAINSANVGLSQNQYDALCSLVFNIGASAFNGSTLLRKLKAGDYSGAADQFLAWKRAGNDPDILLPRRQRERSLFLS from the coding sequence ATGCAAATCAGTAATAGAGGCATCGACTTCCTGAAGCGCCAAGAGGGTGAAAAGCTCTCAGCATACAAAGACACGCGCGGCATCCCCACGATCGGCGTCGGTCACACTGGGCTGGTAGATGGCAAGCCGGTTGCAATGGGCATGACCATCTCGAAAGAGAAATCATCCGATCTGCTGCGCCTTGATCTGCAGTGGACAGAGCGAGCTATCAATTCGGCGAATGTCGGGCTGAGCCAGAACCAATACGACGCGTTATGCAGCCTGGTTTTCAACATCGGAGCATCGGCATTCAACGGCTCGACACTGCTACGCAAGCTTAAGGCTGGAGATTATTCTGGTGCTGCAGATCAGTTCCTGGCATGGAAGCGAGCAGGTAACGATCCGGATATTCTTCTTCCTCGCAGGCAGCGGGAACGATCGCTGTTTCTGTCATGA